A section of the Ornithinimicrobium sufpigmenti genome encodes:
- a CDS encoding pyridoxal phosphate-dependent aminotransferase, with the protein MSDRTRTVPLRPLTQPVRLQNVLYEIRGPVAARAAQLEAEGHRILKLNIGNPAPFGFEAPDTILQDMIAALPTAQGYSESRGILSARRAVVSRYQEVPGFPELDVDSVYLGNGVSELIMMTLQALLDPGDEVLVPAPDYPLWTAATSLSGGTPVHYLCDETDGWNPSVEDIRSKITPRTKAMVVINPNNPTGAVYSREVLQQLVELAREHSLLLMADEIYDRILYDDAQHHSLAALAPDLLCLTFNGLSKTYRVAGYRAGWVAITGPRAHARGFLEGVELLASTRLCPNVPAQHAIQVAVSGHQSIEALLAPGGRLLEQRDTAWSMLNAIEGVSCVKPQGALYAFPRLDPEVHQIHDDVRLCLDLLEQEKMLVVHGTGFNWPTPDHLRLVILPWAADLRAALERLGNFLSSYRQ; encoded by the coding sequence GTGAGTGACCGCACCCGAACCGTCCCCCTGCGCCCGCTGACCCAGCCGGTCAGGCTGCAGAACGTCCTCTACGAGATCCGGGGGCCGGTGGCTGCCCGGGCCGCGCAGCTGGAGGCGGAGGGCCACCGCATCCTCAAGCTCAACATCGGCAACCCGGCACCCTTCGGCTTCGAGGCTCCGGACACGATCCTGCAGGACATGATCGCCGCGCTGCCCACCGCCCAGGGCTACTCGGAGTCCAGGGGGATCCTGTCGGCACGGCGCGCCGTGGTCTCCCGCTACCAGGAGGTGCCGGGCTTCCCCGAGCTGGACGTGGACTCCGTCTACCTCGGCAACGGCGTCTCCGAGCTGATCATGATGACCCTTCAGGCGCTGCTCGACCCGGGCGACGAGGTGCTGGTGCCGGCCCCGGACTACCCCCTGTGGACGGCCGCGACCAGCCTGAGCGGCGGGACGCCCGTGCACTACCTGTGCGACGAGACCGACGGGTGGAACCCCTCGGTCGAGGACATCCGCAGCAAGATCACGCCGCGCACGAAGGCCATGGTGGTGATCAACCCGAACAACCCGACGGGCGCGGTGTACTCACGGGAGGTGCTGCAGCAGCTGGTCGAGCTCGCCCGCGAGCACTCCCTACTGCTCATGGCCGACGAGATCTACGACCGGATCCTCTACGACGACGCGCAGCACCACTCGCTCGCCGCCCTGGCCCCCGACCTGCTGTGCCTGACCTTCAACGGCCTGTCCAAGACCTACCGCGTGGCCGGCTACCGCGCGGGCTGGGTCGCGATCACCGGCCCCCGAGCCCACGCCCGGGGTTTCCTCGAGGGCGTCGAGCTGCTGGCCTCCACCCGCCTGTGCCCCAACGTGCCGGCCCAGCACGCGATCCAGGTCGCGGTCTCGGGCCATCAGAGCATCGAGGCGCTGCTGGCTCCGGGCGGGCGCCTCCTCGAGCAGCGTGACACCGCCTGGTCCATGCTGAACGCCATCGAGGGGGTCAGCTGCGTCAAGCCGCAGGGCGCCCTCTACGCCTTCCCGCGCCTCGACCCCGAGGTGCACCAGATCCATGACGACGTCCGGCTCTGCCTGGACCTGCTCGAGCAGGAGAAGATGCTCGTCGTGCACGGCACGGGCTTCAACTGGCCGACCCCGGACCACCTGCGGCTGGTGATCCTGCCCTGGGCCGCCGACCTGCGTGCGGCCCTGGAGCGCCTGGGCAACTTCCTCTCCTCCTACCGGCAGTGA
- a CDS encoding SOS response-associated peptidase: protein MCGRYAASAHPDELVEAYEVEVDATDERSRSVLKSPQDPPAGGPDYNMAPSKQAPVVLTRAPRGEADGIPVRQLRLLTWGLVPSWAKDPSVGARMTNARVETVLEKPAFARAAAARRCLVPISGWYEWQASPVATTRAGKPRKQPFYITRSDGAPLALAGLYEFWKDPAAPPQDPLSWIVSYTVLTRAAEPGLDRIHDRQPLALEPDTWADWLDPGLTSPGQVQDLLGAATDHGPGRFEAWPIGQAVGSTRNNGPQLLEPVPTEELVGVVDPMTGEVIGG from the coding sequence ATGTGTGGCCGGTATGCCGCCAGCGCCCACCCGGACGAGCTGGTCGAGGCCTACGAGGTCGAGGTGGACGCGACCGACGAGCGGTCCCGCAGCGTGCTCAAGAGCCCACAGGACCCGCCCGCCGGGGGGCCGGACTACAACATGGCCCCGAGCAAGCAGGCTCCCGTCGTGCTCACCCGCGCCCCGCGGGGCGAGGCGGACGGCATACCCGTCCGTCAGCTGCGGCTGCTCACCTGGGGCCTCGTCCCGTCCTGGGCCAAGGACCCGTCGGTGGGCGCCCGGATGACCAACGCGCGGGTCGAGACCGTGCTGGAGAAGCCGGCTTTCGCCAGGGCGGCCGCCGCGCGACGCTGCCTGGTGCCGATCTCCGGCTGGTACGAGTGGCAGGCCAGCCCCGTGGCGACCACCCGAGCCGGCAAGCCGCGCAAGCAGCCGTTCTACATCACCCGCAGCGACGGGGCACCACTGGCGCTGGCAGGGCTCTACGAGTTCTGGAAGGACCCGGCGGCACCGCCGCAGGACCCGCTGTCCTGGATCGTCTCCTACACCGTCCTCACCCGCGCGGCCGAGCCGGGGCTGGACCGCATCCACGACCGTCAGCCGCTCGCGCTGGAGCCGGACACGTGGGCGGACTGGCTGGATCCCGGGCTGACCTCCCCCGGCCAGGTGCAGGACCTGCTCGGGGCGGCGACCGACCACGGGCCGGGCCGGTTCGAGGCGTGGCCCATCGGGCAGGCCGTCGGGAGCACCCGCAACAACGGCCCGCAGCTGCTGGAGCCCGTCCCGACCGAGGAGCTGGTGGGGGTCGTGGACCCGATGACCGGCGAGGTGATCGGGGGATGA
- a CDS encoding alpha/beta hydrolase family protein yields the protein MTASGERRPTSDGGKARADVGATRAEVDSQPVPTSQGPAAIRVFPADRGRERGTVLVGHGAGGQRDAADVLALLDLTADGWTVVLLDQPWRVAGRRVATAPPTLDLAWSEVLEALAQGGRAPDGIPLPRPWVHAGRSAGARVACRISVDGPPPPPGAVVALAFPLHPPGKPERSRAAELAAPLAAGIPTLVVQGGRDPMGTPHQIRQALGDPLPETLTLREVPGNHSPTRDVAALLDHVRTFLDRHLPRDAGVVGGPPRTASGDRPAEGPVASVGRTPSRTGAPTS from the coding sequence ATGACGGCGTCGGGAGAGCGGCGCCCGACGTCCGACGGCGGCAAGGCTCGGGCCGACGTGGGCGCGACCAGGGCCGAGGTGGACAGCCAGCCCGTCCCCACCAGCCAGGGACCGGCCGCGATCCGGGTCTTCCCGGCAGACCGCGGACGCGAGCGGGGCACCGTGCTGGTCGGCCACGGTGCCGGGGGTCAGCGTGACGCCGCCGACGTCCTGGCCCTGCTGGACCTGACCGCCGACGGGTGGACCGTGGTGCTGCTCGACCAGCCCTGGCGGGTCGCTGGCCGCAGGGTGGCGACCGCCCCACCGACCCTGGACCTGGCCTGGTCGGAGGTGCTCGAGGCGCTCGCCCAGGGCGGGCGGGCCCCGGACGGCATACCCCTGCCCAGGCCGTGGGTGCATGCCGGACGCAGCGCAGGTGCGCGCGTCGCCTGCCGCATCAGCGTGGACGGGCCGCCCCCGCCCCCAGGTGCGGTGGTCGCGCTGGCCTTCCCCCTGCACCCGCCCGGCAAGCCCGAGCGCAGCCGGGCCGCGGAGCTGGCTGCCCCCCTGGCTGCCGGCATCCCCACGCTGGTCGTCCAGGGCGGCCGCGACCCGATGGGGACTCCGCACCAGATCCGGCAGGCCCTCGGCGACCCGTTGCCCGAGACGCTGACCCTCCGCGAGGTTCCGGGCAACCACTCCCCCACCCGGGACGTGGCCGCCTTGCTTGACCACGTCCGCACCTTCCTGGACCGGCACCTGCCCCGCGACGCAGGCGTGGTGGGCGGCCCACCCCGGACCGCGTCCGGCGACCGCCCCGCGGAGGGCCCCGTTGCTAGCGTGGGCCGCACCCCCAGCCGCACAGGAGCCCCGACGTCATGA
- the aroA gene encoding 3-phosphoshikimate 1-carboxyvinyltransferase produces the protein MIAPTPAVTPPLWTAPCADGPVDGQVRVPGSKSLTNRWLVLAALADGPCTLHHPLRSSDTEHMVGALRALGVGIDTTTEDRWVVQPPRGSFTSGIEVDCGQAGTVMRFVPPLAALANGPVRFVGHHSALTRPVGPVLDGLRALDVEVDDEGRGTLPFTVRGRGRPAHPGQAGAAQDPARADGTTPPRVRIDASASSQFVSALLLAGSAHPAGLHLEHTGAVLPSLPHVQMTLEVLARVGVVVDRPTPTSWQVHPGPVRAFEVEVEPDLSSAAPFLALAAVTGGRMRVLGWPPATSQPGERMREVLEAMGARTELSDGTLTAQGAPGGQLRGVDLDLGEVGELTPVVAALATVAQEPSTIRGVGHLRGHETDRLAALATEISRLGARARETPDGLEIEPAPLHPAQLQTYHDHRMAMFAAVVGAAVPGVLVEDVATAAKTYPGFDRVWSAAVASAAGPGSTGPRPAGPGPTGSAGTEPRHEGER, from the coding sequence ATGATCGCCCCGACGCCCGCCGTCACACCCCCGCTCTGGACGGCGCCCTGCGCGGACGGTCCCGTCGACGGACAGGTGCGGGTCCCCGGCAGCAAGTCCCTGACCAACCGTTGGCTGGTCCTCGCGGCGCTCGCCGACGGCCCGTGCACCCTGCACCACCCGCTGCGCTCGAGCGACACCGAGCACATGGTGGGGGCGCTGCGTGCGCTCGGGGTCGGGATCGACACCACCACGGAGGACCGCTGGGTGGTGCAGCCACCCCGGGGGAGCTTCACCTCCGGCATCGAGGTCGACTGCGGCCAGGCCGGCACGGTGATGCGGTTCGTGCCCCCGCTCGCGGCGCTGGCGAACGGTCCCGTCCGTTTCGTCGGTCACCACTCCGCCCTCACCCGACCGGTGGGGCCGGTGCTGGACGGGCTACGTGCCCTGGACGTGGAGGTCGACGACGAGGGGCGCGGCACCCTGCCGTTCACCGTGCGCGGCCGAGGCCGCCCGGCCCACCCTGGACAGGCTGGTGCCGCCCAGGATCCCGCGAGGGCGGACGGGACCACGCCCCCGCGGGTGCGCATCGACGCCTCGGCCAGCTCGCAGTTCGTCTCCGCCCTGCTCCTGGCCGGCAGCGCGCACCCCGCGGGGCTGCACCTGGAGCACACCGGCGCCGTGCTGCCCAGCCTGCCGCACGTGCAGATGACCCTGGAGGTGCTCGCCCGGGTGGGGGTGGTCGTCGACCGACCCACGCCCACCAGCTGGCAGGTGCACCCCGGCCCGGTCCGGGCCTTCGAGGTCGAGGTGGAGCCCGACCTGTCCTCCGCTGCCCCGTTCCTCGCCTTGGCGGCGGTCACGGGGGGTCGGATGCGCGTCCTGGGCTGGCCCCCGGCGACCAGCCAGCCCGGTGAGCGGATGCGCGAGGTGCTCGAGGCCATGGGCGCCCGCACCGAGCTCTCCGACGGCACGCTCACCGCCCAAGGGGCACCGGGCGGGCAACTGCGCGGCGTCGACCTCGATCTGGGCGAGGTTGGTGAGCTGACCCCGGTCGTCGCGGCGCTCGCCACCGTGGCGCAGGAGCCGAGCACGATCCGGGGAGTGGGTCACCTGCGCGGTCACGAGACGGACCGGCTGGCCGCCTTGGCCACCGAGATCTCCCGCCTCGGGGCGCGGGCCCGGGAGACGCCGGACGGGCTGGAGATCGAGCCCGCGCCGTTGCACCCGGCACAGCTGCAGACCTACCACGACCACCGGATGGCGATGTTCGCCGCTGTCGTCGGGGCGGCCGTGCCCGGGGTCCTGGTGGAGGACGTCGCCACCGCTGCCAAGACCTACCCGGGGTTCGATCGGGTATGGAGCGCCGCCGTCGCGAGCGCGGCGGGTCCCGGCTCGACGGGTCCTCGCCCGGCTGGCCCGGGCCCCACCGGTTCGGCCGGTACCGAGCCGCGGCACGAGGGGGAGCGGTGA
- a CDS encoding HD-GYP domain-containing protein, with the protein MTLTVTLALVGLLVMVVGEAWRISPSDTLRDSPLTQATAVALVLATAWPVTEDAPNALIGLTGPLLLVVVAVLVVAVARRQPPDLTYLAMLLASTLLAGVLARVPSTGGITLVDAAAEGEGRPRIVALFMLLVAIEAMLLPFLLASVRRAVQTRTALRQQLAEDVARHGPLILVTATTAAVMAKALPVLEEATLVLFLVPLVVLQLAVGRQREIKAAQVQTVGALARLTDQAGLTAPGHGERVAALAVPVARDVGVDEQDLRDVEAAALLHDLGQVALTSRIPGGATIEISRRDQRGVAAAGAAILARTAQLSSLSAWVADAGVPHHRAMERGDVALPPRVIRVVSAYDDLTGHRTPLTGAVEPVQALDRLVRNTPHDYDPQVVLALIRQLERRGVISHRQAAELRG; encoded by the coding sequence GTGACGCTCACCGTGACGCTCGCGCTCGTCGGCCTGCTGGTGATGGTGGTGGGCGAGGCTTGGCGGATCTCCCCGTCGGACACCCTGCGTGACTCGCCCCTCACCCAGGCCACCGCCGTGGCCCTGGTCCTGGCCACCGCATGGCCCGTCACGGAAGATGCCCCCAACGCACTGATCGGACTGACCGGTCCGCTGCTGCTGGTCGTGGTCGCAGTGCTGGTGGTCGCCGTGGCGCGCAGGCAGCCACCCGACCTGACCTATCTGGCGATGCTGCTCGCCTCGACCCTCCTTGCCGGGGTGCTGGCGCGAGTACCCAGCACCGGAGGAATCACCCTCGTGGATGCAGCTGCCGAGGGGGAGGGCCGTCCGCGCATCGTGGCCCTGTTCATGCTGCTCGTGGCGATCGAGGCCATGCTGCTGCCCTTCCTCCTTGCCTCGGTCAGGCGTGCTGTGCAGACCCGCACAGCCCTGCGCCAGCAGCTGGCCGAAGATGTCGCCCGGCACGGGCCGCTCATCCTGGTCACGGCCACGACGGCCGCTGTGATGGCGAAGGCACTGCCTGTCCTCGAGGAGGCGACACTGGTCCTGTTCCTCGTCCCTCTGGTCGTTCTCCAGCTGGCGGTCGGACGGCAGCGAGAGATCAAGGCGGCGCAGGTGCAGACCGTCGGAGCGCTGGCTCGGCTCACCGACCAGGCGGGGCTGACCGCACCCGGTCACGGGGAGCGGGTGGCGGCTCTGGCCGTGCCCGTGGCCCGCGACGTGGGTGTCGACGAGCAGGACCTTCGGGACGTGGAGGCGGCGGCGCTGTTGCACGACCTGGGGCAGGTCGCCCTGACGTCCCGGATCCCCGGCGGCGCGACGATCGAGATCTCGCGGCGGGACCAGCGGGGGGTCGCGGCGGCCGGTGCGGCGATCCTGGCGAGGACGGCCCAGCTCTCCTCCTTGTCGGCCTGGGTCGCGGACGCCGGCGTCCCGCACCACCGCGCCATGGAGCGGGGTGACGTCGCGCTCCCACCTCGGGTCATTCGCGTGGTCTCTGCCTACGACGACCTGACCGGCCACCGCACCCCGTTGACCGGTGCTGTGGAACCGGTGCAGGCGCTGGACCGGCTCGTGCGCAACACGCCGCACGACTACGACCCGCAGGTGGTTCTCGCCCTCATCCGACAACTGGAGAGGCGCGGGGTCATCAGCCACCGCCAGGCGGCGGAGCTGCGCGGCTGA
- the tsaB gene encoding tRNA (adenosine(37)-N6)-threonylcarbamoyltransferase complex dimerization subunit type 1 TsaB has translation MLLAIDTATHAIGAAVHDGQAVRARVVREDARKHAELLTPAIEEVLRQAEVGRDQLTAVVCGVGPGPFTGLRVGVVTAQVLAHALGLPAPQGICSLDALAHAVRDQHEGELLVATDARRKEVYWARYRVEQGRASRLDGPGVARAIDLPDELRELPVVGRGALLYPDALPHLLAEGPRDVDPGELADLAVRLRTGVHPDAESALLPPEPLYLRRPDAVAPVGMPTPAGG, from the coding sequence GTGCTGCTTGCCATCGACACCGCTACCCACGCCATCGGTGCCGCCGTCCACGACGGTCAGGCCGTGCGCGCCCGCGTCGTGCGCGAGGACGCCCGCAAGCACGCCGAGCTGCTCACCCCCGCGATAGAGGAGGTGCTACGCCAGGCCGAGGTCGGGCGCGACCAGCTCACGGCCGTCGTCTGCGGCGTCGGGCCTGGCCCCTTCACGGGTCTGCGCGTGGGCGTGGTGACCGCCCAGGTCCTGGCGCACGCTCTGGGTCTCCCCGCGCCGCAGGGCATCTGCTCCCTCGACGCCCTGGCGCACGCCGTCCGGGACCAGCACGAGGGCGAGCTGCTCGTCGCGACCGACGCCCGCCGCAAGGAGGTCTACTGGGCCCGCTACCGCGTCGAGCAGGGCCGGGCCAGCCGTCTCGACGGTCCTGGGGTGGCCCGGGCCATCGACCTACCGGACGAGCTCCGCGAGCTGCCGGTCGTCGGCCGCGGCGCACTGCTCTATCCCGACGCTCTGCCCCACCTGCTTGCCGAGGGCCCCCGCGACGTCGATCCCGGCGAGCTCGCTGACCTTGCTGTCCGGCTGCGCACCGGCGTCCACCCCGACGCCGAGAGCGCCCTGCTTCCCCCGGAGCCGCTCTACCTCCGCCGCCCCGACGCCGTGGCGCCCGTGGGTATGCCGACACCGGCCGGAGGATAG
- a CDS encoding 50S ribosomal protein bL37 produces the protein MSKRGRKRRARKKSSANHGRRPNA, from the coding sequence ATGAGCAAGCGTGGCCGCAAGCGTCGTGCACGCAAGAAGAGCTCTGCCAACCACGGTCGTCGCCCCAACGCCTGA
- a CDS encoding HD-GYP domain-containing protein has product MGERGPLDTRVMILLVLLAYVGVLVRERALGPHIGVSVVMVVLAATIPLAGPHGAVIVGLTAQLLDFRQWHWRKWSFNAVMAGTIGGLGGWSYVALGGQPGTRDDLEGLALLGQVGLPLLLAYGVMTLTNALAVAAMSAVMRGTRVLDFAIRVLRGVGWAYVSHVTIAFLFVVLWGPAGLGAVAAAFVLGPLFIAHWAIGREAQARREHQETVTTFVAALEQSDASTAGHSARVAALAEALGGVIGIHGKAAESLRYAALLHDIGLVAARPSRDPEDLDEAAYLTSLSTHAEAGVEVLRGLDFLADATPAIAHHHERWDGRGYPAGLAGEDIPEAARIIAVADAYDALTVAPKNERLTAEEALLELEGRAGTQLDPAVVEALRTLASRPRGLPVPERPVPAPDAPVRALPDHDHPRISDAFAQWQPESVGRLL; this is encoded by the coding sequence GTGGGGGAGCGCGGACCACTCGACACGCGGGTGATGATCCTGCTGGTGCTGCTGGCCTATGTGGGGGTGCTGGTCCGCGAACGGGCGCTGGGGCCACACATCGGGGTGTCCGTGGTCATGGTGGTGCTCGCCGCCACGATCCCCTTGGCGGGCCCTCATGGGGCGGTCATCGTCGGCCTCACCGCCCAGCTGCTCGACTTCCGGCAGTGGCACTGGCGGAAGTGGAGCTTCAACGCGGTGATGGCGGGCACCATCGGGGGGTTGGGTGGGTGGAGCTATGTCGCGTTGGGGGGGCAACCCGGTACCCGCGACGATCTGGAGGGGCTGGCCCTCCTGGGCCAGGTTGGACTCCCGCTGCTCCTCGCCTACGGGGTCATGACGTTGACCAATGCGCTCGCAGTGGCGGCCATGTCCGCCGTGATGCGCGGCACCCGGGTGCTCGACTTTGCGATCCGCGTGCTGCGCGGAGTGGGATGGGCCTACGTCTCGCACGTCACGATCGCCTTCCTCTTCGTCGTCCTCTGGGGGCCGGCGGGACTGGGCGCAGTCGCTGCTGCCTTCGTCCTGGGACCGCTCTTCATCGCGCACTGGGCCATCGGGCGGGAGGCACAGGCGCGGCGCGAGCATCAGGAGACGGTCACGACCTTCGTGGCGGCGCTCGAGCAGTCCGATGCCTCCACGGCGGGTCACAGCGCCAGGGTCGCGGCGCTCGCGGAGGCGCTGGGCGGGGTGATCGGCATCCACGGCAAGGCCGCCGAGTCGCTCCGGTATGCCGCGTTGCTGCATGACATCGGCCTGGTCGCTGCCCGCCCGTCCCGGGACCCGGAAGACCTGGACGAGGCTGCCTACCTCACCTCGCTCAGCACCCATGCCGAGGCCGGTGTCGAGGTCCTGCGCGGCCTGGACTTCCTCGCCGACGCGACGCCCGCCATCGCCCACCACCACGAACGGTGGGACGGGCGCGGATATCCGGCAGGGTTGGCGGGGGAGGACATTCCTGAGGCCGCCCGCATCATCGCCGTCGCCGACGCCTACGACGCACTGACCGTCGCGCCGAAGAACGAGCGCCTCACGGCCGAGGAGGCGCTCCTGGAGCTGGAGGGTCGCGCAGGGACGCAGCTGGACCCGGCCGTGGTGGAGGCCTTGCGCACCCTGGCGAGCCGTCCACGGGGGCTGCCGGTGCCGGAACGGCCGGTGCCGGCACCAGATGCGCCCGTGCGTGCCCTTCCCGACCACGACCACCCACGGATCAGTGACGCTTTCGCGCAGTGGCAGCCGGAGAGCGTCGGGCGACTGCTGTGA
- the rsrA gene encoding mycothiol system anti-sigma-R factor, with product MSTHPEHNAAGTHCADVVLRLFEFVDDETEPLDRDRIQAHLDECSACLAEYQMDLLLKALVRRACARQSAPAELRAQILTRITGVTVVRRTDG from the coding sequence ATGAGCACCCATCCTGAGCACAACGCAGCGGGCACCCACTGCGCCGACGTGGTCCTGCGCCTGTTCGAGTTCGTCGACGACGAGACCGAGCCGCTGGACCGTGACCGCATCCAGGCCCACCTCGACGAGTGCAGCGCCTGCCTGGCGGAGTACCAGATGGACCTGCTGCTCAAGGCCCTGGTGCGGCGGGCCTGCGCCAGGCAGTCCGCCCCCGCGGAGCTGCGCGCCCAGATCCTCACCCGGATCACCGGCGTCACCGTCGTGCGTCGCACCGACGGCTGA
- a CDS encoding sigma-70 family RNA polymerase sigma factor: protein MTSEDPTLEELDAQAQAEADAMVDVATETPEDRAARFEREAMPLLDQMYSAALRTTRNPTDAEDLVQETYAKAFAAFHQYRPGTNLKAWMYRILTNTYINTYRKKQRQPLQSDAAEIEDYQLARAASHSSRGLRSAETEALDHLPDSDVTRALASIGEDFRLAVYLADVEGFSYKEIAEIMETPIGTVMSRLHRGRKQLRELLTDYAVERGFVKAEAVQS, encoded by the coding sequence ATGACTAGCGAAGACCCGACGCTCGAGGAGCTGGACGCCCAGGCTCAGGCAGAGGCGGACGCCATGGTCGACGTCGCGACCGAGACCCCCGAGGACCGCGCAGCCCGGTTCGAGCGGGAGGCCATGCCCCTGCTGGACCAGATGTACAGCGCAGCCCTGCGCACGACGCGCAACCCCACCGACGCCGAGGACCTCGTCCAGGAGACCTACGCCAAGGCGTTCGCCGCCTTCCACCAGTACCGTCCCGGCACCAACCTCAAGGCCTGGATGTACCGCATCCTGACCAACACCTACATCAACACCTACCGCAAGAAGCAGCGCCAGCCGCTGCAGTCGGACGCGGCGGAGATCGAGGACTACCAGCTGGCCCGCGCGGCGTCGCACAGTTCCCGGGGCCTGCGCTCGGCGGAGACCGAGGCGCTGGACCACCTGCCGGACAGCGACGTGACCCGGGCCCTGGCCTCCATCGGTGAGGACTTCCGGCTGGCCGTCTACCTGGCGGACGTCGAGGGCTTCTCCTACAAGGAGATCGCCGAGATCATGGAGACGCCGATCGGGACGGTCATGTCGCGCCTGCACCGGGGTCGCAAGCAGCTGCGCGAGCTGCTCACGGACTATGCCGTCGAGCGCGGCTTCGTCAAGGCCGAGGCGGTGCAGTCATGA